The Streptococcus mitis genomic sequence ATGATATTCAAATCATTGGTTATGATGATATTGTACTTAGTCAATTTATTTATCCTTCTTTATCAACTATCCACCAATCATCATATAAAATGGGAGAACAGGCTGCAAAGCTAATCTATAATATGGCAAATAAGTTCTCTATAGATGAAGCTAAAATTAAACTCCCTGTTAGGTACATAGAAAGAAATACATTAAGGAGAAAGAAATGAGTAAAATTGTTGTTGTTGGAAGCATTTCAATGGACTTAGTTATGAGAACAAAAAGGATTCCAGAAGGAGGTGAAACGATTTTTGGCGATTCATTTAATATAGTTCCAGGTGGAAAAGGTGCAAATCAAGCTGTAGCTATTGGTAGATTATCCAGTGTTGAAGATAATATTTACATATTTGGGAACGTAGGAGAAGATATTTTTTCAGCAGATTTATTAAGTAATCTGCAAAATAATGATATTTCTACAGCATATGTGGGAACGGTACCACAGTCTACAGGAGTTGCACAAATTACTTTATATGGAGGTGATAATAGGATTATTTATTATCCCGGAGCTAATAATTTAGTTAAAACAAATGATTGGAAAAATGAGTGGAAATTACTTAGTGATGCAAGTATTGTTGTATTACAGAATGAAATACCACATGAAGCCAACTTATCTATAGCTAAATTTTGCCAAGAAAATCAAGTTAAGGTTCTTTACAATCCTGCACCAGCTAGAGAAACAGACAAAGAGATGATTCCTTTTTGTGATTTTATTACTCCTAACGAGCACGAATGTTCAGAGCTTTTCCCAGATAAGAAATTAGAAGAAATTATTAAAATTTATCCTAATAAAATGATTGTGACATTAGGAGTTGAAGGTTCTATTTATTATGATGGGACAGCAGTTAAGAAAATTCCTGCTATAAAAGCAGAAGTAGTTGATACTACAGGAGCAGGAGATACGTTTAATGGTGCTTTTGCTTATGCTATCTCAAAAGGAAAAGAGATGGATGTTGCATTGTCCTTTGCAACGATTGCTTCACATCTTTCTGTTCAAAGATTTGGAGCGCAAGGAGGTATGCCGAGTTTGAAAGAAATAAAGGAGCATTCAGGATATGAAGAAATATGGGATTTTAAATAGTAATATAGCGAAACTAGCTGATGATTTAGGTCATATGGATTTGGTTTGTATCGGAGATTTAGGATTGCCAGTTCCAAAAGGTGTTGATAAAATTGATTTAGCATTAAGAAAAGGTAGTCCAAGTTTTTTAGAAGTTTTAAAAGAATATTCAGATCATGTACTTATTGAAAAAATTTTCTTAGCAGAAGAAATTAAGGAAAAAAACAAAGAACAGTGGCAAGCAGTTCTAGATCTTTTAGGATCGAATATAATTATTGAATATATTAGTCATGAAGAATTGAAAGCTATGAATACTAAAGTTAAGGCAGTTATTCGCACTGGGGAAGATACACCATATTCGAATATAATCTTGCAATCAGGAGTTATTATTTAGAAGGGGGTTGCCTATGAAAATTGAAATGAAGAACATTTCAAAATCTTTTGGGAATAATCGTGTTTTAGAAAGTATTGATTTGGTTCTTAATTCAGGAGAAGTTCATGCTTTAATGGGGGAGAATGGCGCAGGCAAATCAACCTTAATGAATATTTTAACTGGACTTTTTCCAGCTACTTCAGGAACTATTTTTATTGATGGAAAAGAAAAAACATTTTCTAATCCTCAAGAGGCAGAACGGTTTGGACTGAGTTTTATTCATCAGGAAATGAATACTTGGCCAGATATGACTGTACTTGATAATCTTTTTTTAGGAAGAGAAATTAAAAATTCGATTGGGTTTCTAGATAAAGTTAGTATGGAAAGGAAAGCTAAAGAAGCATTTAAACGTCTTAATATCTCTATTCCTCTCGATGCAATCATTGGTCAATTATCAGTCGGACAACAACAAATGATAGAAATAGCAAAATGTTTATTATCAGAAGTTTCCTTGTTAATTATGGATGAACCCACAGCAGCTTTAACTGATCGTGAAACTGAAACACTTTTTAAAGTGATAGAAGGATTAAAATCTGATGGTGTAGGTATTGTGTATATTTCACATCGGATGGAAGAAATCTTTAAGATCACAGATCTTATAACTGTTATGAGGGATGGGTTTGTAATTGATACCAAGAAAACGAAGTTAACTAATGCGGATGAATTAGTTCAGAAGATGGTAGGC encodes the following:
- the rbsK gene encoding ribokinase, which produces MSKIVVVGSISMDLVMRTKRIPEGGETIFGDSFNIVPGGKGANQAVAIGRLSSVEDNIYIFGNVGEDIFSADLLSNLQNNDISTAYVGTVPQSTGVAQITLYGGDNRIIYYPGANNLVKTNDWKNEWKLLSDASIVVLQNEIPHEANLSIAKFCQENQVKVLYNPAPARETDKEMIPFCDFITPNEHECSELFPDKKLEEIIKIYPNKMIVTLGVEGSIYYDGTAVKKIPAIKAEVVDTTGAGDTFNGAFAYAISKGKEMDVALSFATIASHLSVQRFGAQGGMPSLKEIKEHSGYEEIWDFK
- the rbsD gene encoding D-ribose pyranase; translation: MKKYGILNSNIAKLADDLGHMDLVCIGDLGLPVPKGVDKIDLALRKGSPSFLEVLKEYSDHVLIEKIFLAEEIKEKNKEQWQAVLDLLGSNIIIEYISHEELKAMNTKVKAVIRTGEDTPYSNIILQSGVII